One window of Halonatronomonas betaini genomic DNA carries:
- a CDS encoding MotE family protein has product MKRFVLVAVIITILLIAAVIALNFFGIISLRSYAEDILFGLPFLEDYLKTGEDYNLLQEEHESLQAEYNELEERYSSLESDYEELQGEYDNLQTEFAELDEMYSELYDTEMSQQERLDKLVDIYSSMDSMQAANIFENMNRELAVAILGQMEDRDAAQLLENLPSDLAAELSAELR; this is encoded by the coding sequence ATGAAAAGATTTGTTTTAGTAGCAGTAATAATAACTATATTATTAATCGCAGCAGTTATTGCATTAAACTTTTTCGGGATTATTTCCTTAAGGAGTTATGCAGAAGATATTCTTTTTGGCCTTCCTTTTTTAGAAGATTACTTAAAAACAGGTGAAGATTATAATCTGTTACAGGAAGAGCATGAAAGCCTCCAGGCCGAATATAATGAGCTGGAAGAAAGGTATAGTTCACTAGAGTCTGATTATGAAGAATTACAGGGAGAATATGATAATCTTCAGACTGAATTTGCAGAATTAGATGAGATGTACTCCGAGCTTTATGATACTGAAATGAGTCAGCAGGAGAGGCTTGATAAGCTCGTTGATATATATTCTTCAATGGATTCAATGCAGGCAGCTAATATATTTGAAAATATGAATAGAGAGTTAGCTGTGGCAATTTTAGGTCAGATGGAAGATAGAGATGCAGCTCAACTCCTTGAGAATCTGCCTTCAGATTTAGCGGCAGAATTGTCAGCGGAGTTAAGATAG
- the fliM gene encoding flagellar motor switch protein FliM has translation MAEVLDQNEIDSLLSALSSGEVDAEEMKKEEAEQAIKDYDFRRPDKLSKEQMRTLQMIHENLVRLLTTTLSTKLRSMVDFEVASIEQLSYDEFIRSLPEPTIIGVAELEPFSGQFIYEISPDIGFAVIDRLFGGMGRPLEDIRSFTDIEKVVLKKVLKWFLSTLPEAWENIIRVTPKLREIESNPQFTQIVPSNDMTIIITLSAKIANSEGLVNICIPYIMLEPIVPRLNAQQWFSSTREEQTAQHIENLKKRVQKAEVDVLAELGEADITVTDLLYLQPGDVIKTDKRTEDMIDIRIGERIKYQGLAGTSRKHLAVKIAEVMDMGEDGEIEDDE, from the coding sequence ATGGCAGAAGTACTTGACCAAAATGAAATTGATTCGTTATTATCTGCATTATCATCAGGTGAAGTTGATGCTGAAGAAATGAAAAAAGAGGAAGCTGAGCAGGCAATCAAAGATTATGACTTTAGGCGTCCTGATAAGCTATCAAAAGAACAAATGCGGACTTTACAGATGATTCACGAAAACCTGGTTCGTTTATTGACAACCACTCTCTCAACTAAACTTAGAAGTATGGTTGATTTTGAAGTGGCATCTATTGAACAACTTTCATATGATGAGTTTATTAGATCTTTGCCAGAGCCAACTATTATTGGAGTAGCTGAACTAGAACCGTTTTCAGGCCAGTTCATTTATGAAATTAGCCCGGATATTGGTTTTGCAGTTATAGATAGATTATTTGGTGGAATGGGAAGACCTTTAGAAGATATCAGGAGTTTTACAGATATTGAGAAGGTTGTATTAAAAAAAGTATTGAAGTGGTTTTTAAGTACTTTACCTGAAGCCTGGGAAAATATAATTCGGGTTACTCCAAAATTAAGGGAAATTGAGTCGAATCCACAATTCACTCAGATTGTTCCCAGCAATGATATGACAATTATTATAACATTATCAGCTAAAATAGCTAATAGTGAAGGACTAGTAAATATCTGTATTCCATATATAATGTTAGAACCAATAGTTCCAAGACTGAATGCCCAGCAATGGTTTTCAAGCACACGAGAAGAACAAACAGCTCAACATATAGAAAATCTTAAGAAAAGAGTTCAAAAAGCAGAAGTTGATGTTCTGGCAGAGTTAGGTGAGGCTGATATAACGGTTACAGATTTATTGTATTTACAGCCTGGCGATGTTATTAAAACTGATAAAAGAACTGAAGATATGATAGATATTAGAATTGGTGAAAGAATAAAATATCAAGGGCTGGCAGGTACCAGCAGAAAACATCTGGCAGTTAAAATTGCAGAAGTAATGGATATGGGAGAGGATGGTGAAATAGAAGATGATGAGTGA
- a CDS encoding flagellar hook-length control protein FliK, translated as MAMAFAILNSLGQMDNIEKAVDQGNINLDDIEKTDSNFLERLNELLGSSEIDSDSFDADNVLSLEKSIEDLKEMLKKEDISESEEAALLVLLNQLKLLDIEVPESVERDIQNESLMVLLENLDQLNIEEVISEIDLDGLADITDLDELLSIELSDLDLENLDNDFMKLLQDYSKDNDIGFKLSDLKSQDAFSARILEIISEQEGEEILAKIKQEFAAEVRAMEIYIDSNTEDNSILEKLKFEADRIVFENRGKDSELSEMANSKELDLNDILADNSKNFLESEEFKLARKLKATKSDSDGETAKLVSKDVVFNDINDEVKLSSDEKIDNLLRAMIADTEKVDGLAENDQSQLTGYDSFAELIANSSGNSSGTETIELGAQSSFGLDEPVMEQLISKVEQFNQMGTNQLEMELEPSWLGRLRLNVSVEQGEVMARFLVDNNFIRHELENNIGLLRGSLARQGFNVEQITIETRDQQAGWQEGENQHFADDFHDQEYNQDDSSFRFDQEELAYFKENIDELKGVNPEKIDPRMRRWLSMKQYYNSMNLLA; from the coding sequence ATGGCGATGGCGTTTGCTATATTAAATAGCTTAGGGCAGATGGACAATATAGAAAAAGCAGTTGATCAGGGAAACATTAATCTCGATGATATTGAAAAAACAGATTCTAATTTCTTAGAAAGGTTAAATGAGCTACTTGGATCTAGTGAGATTGATTCAGATTCCTTTGATGCTGATAATGTATTGAGTCTAGAGAAAAGTATTGAGGACTTAAAGGAAATGCTTAAGAAAGAGGATATAAGTGAATCAGAGGAAGCTGCATTACTTGTTCTATTAAATCAGTTAAAACTTTTAGATATTGAAGTCCCTGAAAGTGTCGAAAGGGATATTCAGAATGAGTCATTAATGGTATTACTTGAAAATCTTGATCAGTTAAATATTGAAGAGGTTATATCAGAGATTGACCTGGATGGATTAGCTGATATTACTGACCTTGATGAATTGCTATCTATTGAATTATCAGACCTGGATCTTGAAAATCTTGATAATGATTTCATGAAATTATTACAGGATTATTCAAAAGATAATGATATTGGATTCAAACTCTCTGATTTAAAGAGTCAGGATGCATTTTCAGCTAGAATACTTGAAATAATTTCTGAACAAGAGGGAGAAGAGATTCTTGCAAAAATAAAACAGGAGTTTGCTGCTGAAGTTAGGGCTATGGAGATTTATATAGATAGTAATACAGAGGATAATTCAATTTTAGAAAAATTAAAATTTGAAGCTGATAGAATAGTTTTTGAAAACCGAGGGAAAGATTCTGAGCTTTCTGAGATGGCTAACTCAAAAGAACTTGACTTGAATGATATTCTAGCTGATAATAGTAAAAACTTTTTAGAATCTGAAGAGTTTAAACTTGCTAGAAAATTAAAAGCTACTAAATCTGATAGTGATGGTGAAACAGCAAAGTTAGTTAGTAAAGATGTTGTTTTTAATGATATCAATGACGAGGTAAAGCTTAGCTCCGATGAGAAGATTGATAATTTACTAAGGGCGATGATTGCAGATACCGAAAAGGTTGATGGTTTGGCAGAAAATGATCAGAGCCAGTTAACTGGATATGATTCATTTGCTGAATTAATAGCTAATAGTTCTGGGAATAGTTCTGGCACAGAAACCATAGAATTAGGAGCCCAGTCTTCATTTGGACTAGATGAGCCTGTTATGGAGCAGCTGATTTCAAAAGTTGAGCAGTTTAATCAGATGGGTACTAACCAACTTGAAATGGAATTAGAACCATCCTGGCTTGGCCGTTTAAGATTAAATGTATCAGTTGAACAGGGTGAGGTGATGGCAAGGTTTCTGGTTGATAATAATTTTATCCGTCATGAGTTAGAAAATAATATCGGTTTATTAAGAGGTTCTCTGGCAAGACAGGGCTTTAATGTTGAACAGATAACTATTGAAACTAGAGATCAGCAGGCAGGCTGGCAGGAAGGAGAAAACCAGCATTTTGCTGATGATTTTCATGATCAGGAATATAACCAGGATGACTCATCTTTTAGATTTGATCAAGAAGAACTTGCATATTTTAAAGAAAATATTGATGAATTAAAAGGGGTAAATCCTGAAAAAATTGATCCAAGAATGCGTAGATGGTTAAGTATGAAGCAGTATTACAATAGCATGAATTTACTTGCTTAA
- the fliY gene encoding flagellar motor switch phosphatase FliY, producing MMSDSNGDFLSQEEIDALMSKQQEGDEKNQVLTDEEIDVLGEVGNIAMGSAATALYTILDQKVEITAPKVSVESFTNISNQYHKPCVLVDVEYVAGIVGVNLLVIQKEDAAIIADLMMGGDGSDPDSELSEMHISAVGEAMNQMMGSASTAMSSLIDDVVNISPPNAEYLEMDQALDNKKFFGPEEELVATSFDLKVGDLIDSQFQQLSTVDFTKKLVKKLTEEDDGLTLKDEIEEYETKDKDKISVAEDTKPGATIKSENKGAGYNEQKSSSQDKQKSTAKMDRTAQSGQVSQDTVDVQKASFPDFNEPASQPLPQNIELVKDVPLKATVRLGKAQMKIKDILDLGEGSIIELDKLAGETVDLLVNGKLIAKGEVVVIDENFGFRVKDIVSPKERLSSI from the coding sequence ATGATGAGTGATAGCAATGGAGATTTTTTATCCCAGGAAGAAATTGATGCCTTAATGAGCAAGCAACAAGAGGGCGATGAAAAGAATCAGGTTTTAACTGATGAAGAAATAGATGTATTAGGAGAAGTTGGGAATATAGCCATGGGCTCAGCAGCAACAGCGCTATATACAATTCTTGATCAAAAAGTTGAGATAACTGCTCCTAAAGTTTCAGTAGAATCTTTTACAAATATAAGTAATCAATATCATAAACCATGTGTTCTTGTTGATGTTGAGTATGTTGCTGGTATCGTTGGTGTTAACTTGTTAGTAATTCAAAAAGAAGATGCAGCAATTATAGCAGATTTGATGATGGGCGGAGATGGCTCTGATCCAGATAGTGAGTTAAGTGAAATGCATATTAGTGCAGTTGGTGAGGCAATGAATCAGATGATGGGTTCAGCTTCAACAGCAATGTCGAGTTTGATTGATGATGTTGTAAACATTTCTCCACCGAATGCTGAATATTTAGAGATGGATCAGGCTCTTGATAATAAAAAGTTCTTTGGGCCTGAAGAAGAACTTGTGGCAACTTCTTTTGACTTAAAAGTCGGAGATTTAATTGATAGTCAGTTTCAGCAATTATCAACAGTTGATTTTACTAAAAAATTGGTTAAGAAATTAACTGAGGAAGATGATGGTTTGACTTTGAAAGATGAGATTGAGGAGTATGAGACTAAGGATAAAGATAAAATTTCGGTGGCTGAGGATACAAAACCTGGAGCAACAATCAAAAGTGAAAATAAGGGTGCAGGGTATAATGAACAAAAATCTAGTAGTCAGGATAAACAGAAGTCTACAGCTAAAATGGATAGGACTGCTCAGAGTGGCCAGGTTTCTCAGGACACTGTTGATGTACAAAAAGCAAGCTTTCCAGATTTTAATGAGCCAGCTTCACAACCTCTACCCCAGAATATAGAATTGGTTAAAGATGTTCCATTAAAAGCAACGGTTAGACTTGGGAAGGCTCAAATGAAAATAAAAGACATATTAGACTTAGGCGAGGGCTCAATTATTGAGTTAGATAAATTAGCTGGTGAGACAGTTGATTTGCTAGTAAATGGTAAGTTAATTGCTAAAGGTGAGGTAGTTGTTATTGATGAGAATTTTGGGTTTAGAGTTAAAGATATAGTAAGCCCAAAGGAAAGATTATCTTCGATTTAA
- a CDS encoding flagellar motor protein MotB, translating into MARKRPEEPESESGSPEWMTTFGDMMTLLLTFFVLLYSMSSIDVAKFEQAMGSLQGHLGVLSGGRAISTQQNLDRGDIGQDFSPITTRVLERAMTEIETYVEDEGVSQDVSTEMTQRGLVIRFTGQLLFNLGEADIREEGEDVLLRVADIIREVPNDVLVEGHTDNLPINTPEFPSNWELSTARATRVIRYFIENEDIDPDRLSASGYSEYQPLRPNDTPENRAENRRVEIVLLNPDYMGPPRAEQEEVIN; encoded by the coding sequence ATGGCTAGAAAAAGACCTGAAGAACCAGAATCTGAGAGTGGTTCGCCAGAATGGATGACAACTTTTGGTGATATGATGACTTTGCTATTGACATTTTTTGTCTTGCTTTACTCTATGTCATCTATAGATGTTGCTAAATTTGAGCAGGCAATGGGGTCTTTACAGGGACATTTAGGGGTTCTTTCAGGTGGTAGAGCTATTTCAACTCAGCAAAATCTTGATCGAGGAGATATTGGTCAGGATTTCAGCCCTATAACTACCAGGGTTTTAGAAAGAGCGATGACTGAGATAGAAACTTATGTTGAGGATGAAGGTGTAAGTCAGGATGTATCCACGGAAATGACTCAAAGGGGCCTGGTCATAAGATTTACCGGTCAGCTATTGTTTAATTTAGGAGAGGCTGATATTCGGGAAGAAGGAGAGGATGTATTGCTAAGAGTTGCAGATATAATTAGAGAAGTTCCTAATGATGTATTGGTAGAAGGGCATACTGATAATTTGCCAATTAACACACCAGAATTCCCTTCTAATTGGGAGCTTTCTACAGCCAGAGCAACTCGGGTTATTAGGTATTTCATAGAAAATGAGGATATTGATCCTGATAGATTATCTGCATCAGGTTACTCTGAATATCAACCTTTAAGGCCTAATGATACACCAGAAAATAGAGCTGAAAATAGAAGAGTTGAAATTGTATTATTAAATCCAGATTATATGGGACCACCACGAGCTGAACAGGAAGAGGTGATTAATTGA
- a CDS encoding FliO/MopB family protein gives MDYGVEIARMFFYLLLVLGIIYVSQHFLRKFVKKQRVGKHLELIEQLYISPKVSIGLVRAKKTVILLSFSDKGINKLKSWTLEEFGEVLSDSKEDGPKFSDYLKDMVGQYRRNQDE, from the coding sequence ATGGATTACGGAGTAGAAATTGCGCGGATGTTCTTTTATCTGCTATTGGTTTTAGGAATAATTTATGTTTCTCAGCATTTTCTGAGAAAATTCGTTAAAAAACAGAGGGTTGGCAAACATCTTGAACTTATTGAACAGCTTTACATATCTCCTAAGGTGAGTATAGGGCTGGTAAGGGCAAAGAAAACAGTTATACTCTTGTCATTTAGTGATAAAGGGATTAATAAACTCAAGAGTTGGACATTAGAAGAGTTTGGTGAAGTTTTATCAGATTCTAAAGAGGATGGTCCAAAGTTTTCTGACTATCTAAAGGATATGGTTGGTCAATATAGGCGGAATCAAGATGAGTAG
- a CDS encoding TIGR02530 family flagellar biosynthesis protein encodes MDNRLMINQPVQPLDRTGQTRKQDSLRKSGEKADFKELLQKQINQNDKLQFSKHAKERIASRRINVSNAQMDKLTSGLEKAADKGSKDSLIMVDGVAYVVSVENNTVITAIDNDNIKENVFTNIDSAVFM; translated from the coding sequence ATGGATAATAGATTAATGATAAATCAACCAGTTCAGCCTTTAGATAGGACCGGTCAAACCAGAAAGCAGGATTCATTAAGGAAAAGTGGGGAAAAAGCTGATTTTAAAGAGTTGCTGCAAAAACAGATTAATCAGAATGATAAACTTCAATTTTCCAAACATGCTAAAGAGAGAATTGCTTCCAGGCGGATTAATGTATCTAATGCTCAGATGGATAAACTGACTTCAGGTTTAGAAAAAGCAGCTGATAAAGGTTCTAAGGATTCATTAATAATGGTTGATGGAGTGGCTTATGTTGTAAGTGTTGAAAATAATACTGTTATTACGGCAATCGACAATGATAATATTAAAGAGAATGTCTTTACGAATATTGATAGTGCAGTATTTATGTAA
- a CDS encoding motility protein A, with translation MDIITLIGLTTGVVLLTGAIILGGQPIIFVSLESILIVLGGTLAATMINYSWDKLSKLPSLIKIAFAKNNHDSNEVISLLVQFAEKARREGLLALEQEVMEVDDRFLQKGIQLVVDGTDPELVRNILETKLTFIEERHHEGQGILKQMGRLAPAFGMIGTLIGLIQMLSELDDPTQLGSGMAVALLTTFYGALIANLVFIPMAGKLETTSHDEILLKEVMIEGILSIQAGENPRIVEEKLRAFLAEEDQDTAVEGVGEVVMEDG, from the coding sequence ATGGATATCATTACTCTTATAGGATTAACTACTGGTGTAGTTTTATTAACAGGAGCGATTATTCTTGGTGGCCAACCGATTATTTTTGTCAGCCTTGAGTCTATACTAATTGTTTTAGGTGGTACTCTAGCGGCAACAATGATAAATTACTCCTGGGATAAGCTGTCGAAGTTACCTTCATTGATAAAAATTGCTTTTGCAAAGAATAACCATGACTCAAATGAGGTCATATCATTATTAGTACAATTTGCAGAAAAAGCTAGGAGAGAAGGTTTGCTTGCTTTGGAGCAGGAGGTAATGGAAGTTGATGATCGGTTTCTACAAAAAGGCATTCAGCTGGTGGTAGATGGGACTGATCCTGAACTGGTAAGAAATATTTTAGAAACAAAATTAACTTTTATTGAAGAAAGACATCATGAAGGGCAGGGTATTTTAAAACAGATGGGCAGATTAGCTCCTGCTTTTGGTATGATCGGTACACTTATCGGTCTGATACAGATGCTTTCTGAACTTGATGATCCAACACAGTTAGGTTCTGGTATGGCTGTAGCTCTTTTAACTACATTTTATGGTGCTTTAATTGCAAACTTAGTATTTATTCCAATGGCAGGCAAATTAGAAACTACCAGTCACGATGAGATACTTTTAAAAGAAGTTATGATTGAAGGTATTCTGTCGATACAGGCCGGTGAAAACCCTAGAATAGTTGAAGAAAAATTAAGGGCGTTTTTAGCTGAAGAGGATCAAGACACTGCCGTCGAAGGAGTCGGCGAGGTGGTGATGGAAGATGGCTAG
- a CDS encoding flagellar FlbD family protein: MIKLTNLRGEEIVVNIQLIEMIKATPDTVITLTTDRKILVKEDIDEIIKRVKAYQRDIYSSPRIEKG, translated from the coding sequence TTGATAAAGCTAACTAATTTAAGGGGCGAAGAGATTGTTGTTAATATCCAATTGATTGAAATGATTAAGGCCACCCCTGATACTGTTATCACTCTGACTACAGACAGGAAAATTTTAGTTAAAGAAGATATTGATGAAATTATAAAACGGGTGAAGGCTTATCAACGTGATATATACTCCTCACCCAGGATAGAAAAGGGGTGA
- the fliJ gene encoding flagellar export protein FliJ: protein MKNFDFKLEKVLNVREIEEDLAQNELIKARHESRKIEKNLNHLNEIQNETYQFLRKDNNNPAKSLQARRYLNINRTKINKAKRKLKKQDEIVEEKREKVVEKTQNRKMLETLKEKAANKFYRESLKKEQKELDELAIQMSESSI, encoded by the coding sequence TTGAAAAATTTTGATTTTAAACTTGAAAAGGTTTTGAATGTAAGAGAAATTGAAGAAGATTTAGCTCAAAACGAGTTAATTAAAGCCCGTCATGAATCGAGAAAGATAGAAAAGAATCTAAACCATTTAAATGAAATTCAGAATGAAACTTATCAATTTTTAAGAAAAGATAATAATAATCCAGCTAAATCTTTACAGGCCAGACGCTATTTAAATATTAATCGTACAAAAATAAATAAAGCAAAGAGAAAGTTAAAAAAACAGGATGAAATTGTTGAAGAGAAAAGGGAAAAAGTTGTAGAGAAGACTCAAAACAGAAAGATGTTAGAAACTTTAAAGGAAAAGGCTGCTAATAAGTTTTATCGTGAATCACTTAAAAAAGAACAGAAAGAATTAGATGAACTAGCAATCCAAATGTCAGAAAGTAGTATTTAA
- a CDS encoding flagellar basal body-associated FliL family protein: MAEDGSKLGKIMTYVGVAFLIVVLAAATSFGVLWYMTRDTGPDEIEDRMGPTYQLGEYTVNLSGTGGFQYLQTNIVIEASEDVVLEEIDKRSPQIDDAIISTLRSQSIDEIQEPGANEIKKQLADSINEVIRNGEVRNVWFTQFVVQ; encoded by the coding sequence ATGGCAGAAGATGGAAGCAAACTAGGTAAAATTATGACTTATGTTGGAGTAGCATTTTTAATAGTTGTACTTGCTGCAGCAACAAGTTTTGGAGTTCTCTGGTATATGACAAGGGATACAGGCCCAGATGAAATAGAAGATAGAATGGGGCCGACTTACCAATTAGGAGAATATACTGTAAATCTTTCAGGCACAGGAGGCTTTCAATATCTTCAAACAAATATTGTTATTGAAGCAAGCGAAGATGTGGTTTTAGAAGAAATTGATAAACGTTCTCCTCAAATTGATGATGCAATTATTTCTACACTAAGAAGCCAATCAATTGATGAGATTCAAGAACCTGGTGCTAATGAAATCAAAAAACAGTTAGCTGATAGCATAAACGAGGTCATAAGAAATGGTGAAGTTAGAAATGTCTGGTTTACTCAGTTTGTTGTTCAATAA
- the flgF gene encoding flagellar basal-body rod protein FlgF, which translates to MMRSMFAGVSGLKNHQTRMDVVGNNISNVNTVGFKGSRVTFAEMMNQTLQGAQAPQDNRGGINPQQIGLGVDLASIDTDQTQGSLESTGISTDLAIDGDGFFRVNDGQQDFYTRAGNFTVDNNGNLVSSSNGYKVQGWMADGDGEINTNDPVSDLEIPIGDSISGQATSSARFTGNLDSRAEEGTERTTTVEVYDSLGARHTVELELVKQETNETSPWEVNLVSINGDDAGEFGADLDAEELVFDSDGIFESGEFSLTFNPGNGAAEGQNIELDFSRMSQSAGEFSIDGSAEDGYEYGFLDSFGIDNRGVITGNYTNGINQQIGQVGLANFSNPSGLVKEGETIFRESQNSGEAQFGEATVGGRGEIAPGTLEMSNVDLAEQFTNMIVTQRGFQANSRSITTSDEMLQELTNLKR; encoded by the coding sequence ATGATGCGTTCAATGTTTGCTGGTGTTTCTGGATTAAAGAATCATCAGACCAGAATGGATGTTGTTGGTAATAATATTTCAAATGTTAATACAGTTGGGTTTAAGGGTAGTCGGGTTACTTTTGCAGAGATGATGAATCAGACTTTACAGGGAGCCCAGGCACCCCAGGACAATCGAGGCGGTATAAACCCACAACAAATTGGCCTAGGAGTTGATTTAGCAAGTATAGATACTGATCAGACCCAGGGAAGTCTTGAATCTACAGGGATCAGCACTGACCTTGCTATAGATGGTGATGGTTTTTTCAGGGTTAATGATGGGCAACAGGATTTTTATACAAGAGCAGGTAATTTTACTGTTGATAATAATGGTAATCTTGTAAGTTCCAGCAATGGTTATAAGGTCCAGGGCTGGATGGCTGATGGAGATGGTGAGATTAATACTAATGATCCAGTAAGCGATTTAGAAATTCCGATTGGAGATAGTATTTCTGGTCAGGCTACTTCATCTGCCAGATTCACAGGAAATTTAGATTCCCGTGCTGAAGAAGGTACTGAAAGAACAACAACTGTTGAAGTTTATGATAGTTTGGGCGCTAGACATACTGTTGAATTGGAATTAGTAAAGCAGGAGACAAATGAAACTAGTCCATGGGAAGTTAATTTAGTATCTATAAATGGAGATGATGCAGGAGAGTTTGGCGCTGACTTAGATGCTGAGGAATTAGTTTTTGATAGTGACGGAATTTTTGAATCTGGCGAGTTTAGCCTTACATTTAATCCAGGAAATGGAGCTGCTGAGGGTCAGAACATTGAGCTTGATTTTTCAAGGATGTCACAATCAGCCGGTGAGTTCAGCATAGATGGTTCTGCTGAAGATGGTTATGAGTATGGCTTTCTTGATTCCTTTGGAATTGATAATCGAGGGGTTATTACAGGGAATTATACTAACGGTATTAATCAGCAGATTGGCCAGGTTGGTCTCGCTAACTTCAGTAATCCTTCAGGTTTAGTTAAAGAGGGAGAAACTATATTCAGAGAGTCTCAAAACTCAGGTGAAGCGCAATTTGGTGAGGCTACAGTCGGAGGGCGTGGAGAAATTGCTCCAGGTACTCTTGAGATGTCAAATGTTGATTTAGCTGAGCAGTTTACTAATATGATTGTTACTCAGCGAGGTTTTCAGGCTAATTCAAGAAGCATTACTACAAGTGATGAAATGCTACAGGAATTAACTAATTTGAAGAGATAA
- the fliP gene encoding flagellar type III secretion system pore protein FliP (The bacterial flagellar biogenesis protein FliP forms a type III secretion system (T3SS)-type pore required for flagellar assembly.), protein MSRFKFYKGATFLILVFLIVMLLPAPAMAQEGLIPNINLEIGAEEDGDNLVPSLQLLLLLTILSLAPAILIMVTSFTRIIIVLSMIRNALATRTMPPNQVLIGLAIFLTIFIMAPVWQGVIDDAVTPYINEEIETEEMVENGLEPIRGFMFEHVRERDLSLFYNMTDMERPQNQDDVPIYLLIPAFILSELKVAFQIGFIIYIPFVMIDMVVASILMSMGMLMLPPVMISLPFKIMLFVLVDGWYLIIESLIRTF, encoded by the coding sequence ATGAGTAGATTTAAATTTTATAAAGGTGCTACATTTTTAATATTAGTATTTTTAATAGTAATGTTATTACCAGCTCCAGCAATGGCTCAGGAGGGTTTAATTCCAAATATTAACCTTGAGATAGGCGCTGAGGAAGACGGCGATAATTTAGTACCTTCTTTGCAGCTATTACTACTTTTAACTATTTTATCACTGGCTCCTGCAATATTAATAATGGTGACATCATTTACCAGAATCATTATAGTTTTATCGATGATTAGAAATGCATTGGCTACAAGAACAATGCCTCCTAATCAGGTTTTAATAGGACTGGCGATATTCTTAACTATATTTATTATGGCACCTGTGTGGCAGGGAGTAATAGATGATGCTGTTACACCATATATCAATGAAGAAATAGAGACAGAAGAAATGGTTGAGAATGGCCTGGAGCCAATAAGGGGTTTTATGTTTGAACATGTTAGAGAAAGAGATTTAAGTTTATTTTATAATATGACAGATATGGAAAGGCCTCAGAACCAGGATGATGTACCTATTTACCTTTTAATTCCAGCCTTTATTTTAAGTGAATTAAAAGTAGCATTTCAAATTGGGTTTATAATTTATATTCCATTTGTAATGATTGATATGGTTGTTGCAAGTATTTTAATGTCTATGGGAATGTTAATGTTACCGCCGGTCATGATTTCATTACCATTTAAGATAATGTTATTCGTACTTGTTGATGGCTGGTATTTAATTATTGAATCATTAATCAGGACTTTTTAG
- a CDS encoding flagellar hook capping FlgD N-terminal domain-containing protein: protein MIDPNMAVATGNAPLAGEGNQVERDDMDDLDRDAFFKLLTTQLSYQDPLDPMDNTEFVSQMAQFSSLEQMENMNSTMEQFLKTQSLAETAGLIGKTVETIDSESGQEFLGEVNRVERDEDGNIYLHLITDEAGETEKYPLDSITSIYS from the coding sequence ATGATAGATCCAAATATGGCAGTAGCAACAGGAAATGCTCCATTAGCAGGAGAAGGCAATCAGGTTGAGAGAGATGATATGGATGATTTAGATAGAGATGCTTTTTTTAAGTTATTAACAACCCAGTTAAGTTATCAGGATCCTTTAGATCCAATGGATAATACTGAATTTGTATCTCAGATGGCTCAATTTAGTTCGTTAGAACAGATGGAAAATATGAATAGTACAATGGAGCAGTTCTTGAAAACTCAGAGTCTTGCTGAAACAGCTGGATTAATAGGAAAAACTGTTGAAACAATTGACTCAGAATCTGGACAAGAGTTTTTAGGAGAGGTTAATCGGGTTGAGAGAGATGAAGATGGTAATATATATCTTCACTTAATTACTGATGAAGCTGGAGAAACTGAAAAATATCCTCTAGATTCGATAACGTCAATATATAGTTAG